A window of the Arenibacter algicola genome harbors these coding sequences:
- the trpA gene encoding tryptophan synthase subunit alpha translates to MNRIHQKLQEDKKILSIYFTAGYPTLNDTVKIIQDLEKNGVDMIEIGLPFSDPLADGPTIQASSTQALKNGMTTSLLFQQLKDIRKSVSIPLILMGYFNPVLQFGVEEFCKKCQETGIDGLILPDLPLDVYQEDYEAIFKKYGLVNVFLITPQTSDARILQIDKASDGFIYMVSSASVTGSQDGFGNNQESYFERIADMKLKNPQVVGFGISNSETFLQATKQAKGAIIGSAFIKFLTQNGVGKIGDFVKGIRK, encoded by the coding sequence ATGAACAGAATACATCAAAAATTACAGGAAGACAAAAAAATATTGTCCATTTATTTTACCGCGGGCTACCCAACTTTAAACGACACGGTAAAAATTATTCAAGATCTTGAAAAAAATGGTGTGGATATGATCGAGATTGGGTTGCCTTTCAGTGATCCATTGGCAGACGGGCCTACCATACAGGCCAGTTCTACCCAAGCCTTGAAGAATGGAATGACCACATCGCTGTTATTTCAGCAGTTGAAAGATATCCGTAAATCGGTTTCCATACCCTTGATACTAATGGGATATTTCAATCCCGTTCTACAATTTGGGGTAGAGGAATTTTGTAAGAAATGTCAGGAAACAGGGATAGACGGACTTATTTTGCCCGATCTGCCATTGGACGTATACCAAGAAGACTATGAAGCCATATTTAAAAAATATGGACTTGTAAATGTTTTCTTGATAACCCCACAAACCAGTGATGCCCGTATCCTTCAAATTGATAAGGCCTCTGACGGATTTATCTATATGGTAAGTTCCGCAAGCGTTACCGGCTCCCAAGATGGTTTCGGAAATAATCAAGAAAGCTACTTTGAGAGAATCGCGGATATGAAATTAAAGAACCCACAGGTGGTTGGCTTTGGGATAAGCAATTCCGAAACCTTTCTGCAAGCTACCAAACAGGCGAAAGGAGCTATTATTGGATCGGCATTTATTAAATTTCTGACACAAAACGGTGTTGGCAAAATTGGGGACTTCGTAAAGGGAATTAGAAAATAA
- a CDS encoding GIY-YIG nuclease family protein, producing MHKTIHQYYVYILTNKKNGTLYIGMTYDLQRRIYEHKNKLIDGFTKKYNLVRLVYFENHQFVEDAIRREKNLKKWKRDWKINLISKDNPQWQDLASNWYDQ from the coding sequence ATGCACAAAACAATTCATCAATATTACGTCTATATTCTAACCAACAAAAAGAATGGCACCCTATATATCGGAATGACCTACGATTTACAGCGAAGAATTTATGAGCATAAGAACAAATTAATTGACGGTTTCACCAAAAAGTACAATTTGGTTAGACTGGTTTATTTTGAAAATCATCAATTTGTTGAAGACGCCATAAGAAGGGAGAAAAATCTTAAAAAGTGGAAACGCGACTGGAAAATCAACCTAATTTCAAAAGATAATCCCCAATGGCAAGACCTTGCATCCAATTGGTACGATCAATAA